Below is a genomic region from Scomber scombrus chromosome 3, fScoSco1.1, whole genome shotgun sequence.
AGAGggaacaaataataaatagaacACACAGAGCTGCCCAAACCACATCATATCTTTCACTTAGCCCCGCCCACACCAACCCTCTGGGCAACAGCAATACAAAGAACGGGTGATAAGTACCAAAAATTCATAGCACACCAACAGTTCATACTGAGAGTTCAAACCAGTAAATAGCGAAGTAACACAGATGTAAAACATGGAAGAAGGCACAAAATAGAACAAGACAGATAGataatagagaaaataaagacatagAAACAAATTACATACTTACATGAATGCTTCTCCTgcttaaatcacaaaaaaatatagatttatCTCAAGACATACATACAATGTCTCCGTACATTCAGTGTTCTTCTTGGGGATCAAGGTGATCCATTCCTGCAAATGTAACTCCCTTTTAAGaaactttattgtttattttgcaatatgtatgtcatttaaaaaaaataccagtCAAGACGACATCTCCCTCATCAGCTTACCTCCAGATGgtttatctttcttttccaGGGAAGACTATCAGCCTATTTGCTtgcaaaatatacatattaattaCCACATACTGGcctcattttatattaaaatccTGAGGTGCATTAAAACCAACTGTTCAATTGTGTGATGTACCCCTTTTCCAGAAAGAAATTCTTGCATTCTTTTGGCATAAATGGTATATTACTataaaatgtatgcattttCACAGCTGCAACATGCATCAGCCAGGTTTTAAATTTCCCAACCCGTAGATTAAATGTCAGATGACATGTGTTGGCTGTTTACAGCTGACAGCACCTCTCTATCTAATTTAGCAGTTTATGTAAACATTTAGGAACTATAGCAAAACGTTTAGCaattattctttgtttttttccccttttcttctgAGCATTATTGTCAACAGTCATGTCTTGTCTTTTTGCAGGTATGCCTTTGGAAGCGAAGGTAAAACAGAGTTCAAAATTGGACCAGACAAAGACGTTGTATACGAAGTTACCCTCAAAGACTTTAAAAGGGTGAGCTCTACTTTCtactttgctttgtttttgctaAATGAACAAACTACATTCTACATTACACTAGATTAGATTTACATTAATGTATTTGttactttgtgttgttttttcattataGAAACTTATTTGAAGCCCACTTTGAGAAAGCCTTCAGCTAGTGAATAATTTCAGctgaaaacttaaaaacaatGTTGACTCACATTTTCTGACTCTAACTGTGTTCCCATAAGGCCAAGGAATCCTGGGAAATGGACGTGCATGAAAAGCTGGCTTTGGCTGCTGAAGTTAAGCATAAAGGGAATCAGTGTTTTAAGGTACAGTCTCCATgctggtcttttttttaatcacaactCGTGAATATTTCCTGTTATTATGACCATACATTGGTGTTATCTTCTTGTATTAGGCAGAGCGGTACCAACAGGCAGTCATCCAGTACCAGCGCATCATTATGTGGCTAGAAATGGAGTGTGGTAATGGGATTGAGCAGCTAAAGAGGATACAAGACTTTGTTATAAAGGCCCACCTCAATTTAGCATTGTGTTTCCTGCGGATGAAGGAGTTTTCACAAGTAGTGGAGAACTGCAACAAGGTGAGCAACAAGACCCTGACCATATTTCCTGTGAAGAGCATTTAGTTTTACCACATTGTTGCTGTGTAGCTGTGGGGACAGTCTAGATACATTCTTAACTAATTTCCCTGTGCGTGTATTTAAGGTGATTGAGCTCGATGAGTGCAACGAGAAGGCTCTGTATCGACGCGGGGAAGCCCGTCTCCTCCGTAATGAGTTCAGCCTGGCCTTGGCAGACTTTCAGCAAGTTCTGCAAAGCAACTCCTCAAATCGAGCAGCTCGTGCTCAGATGTCCATTTGCCAAAGCAAGATGAAGGAATATCATGAGCAGGACAAGAAGACCTACATCGACATGTTCCAGAAATTTGCAGAGCGTGATGCGAAGGTCTGTAAACTCCCTGTTCTCAAATAATATAGAAAAACTGTCAGCTtgacttgtgttttgtttttctttccatttttctctccattaagtaaattaaatattagcAATAATTTTGAGTTAAAAGAAATAATTCAAACTCTAAAAATTATAATTtgtactttctctctctctctctctttctttctctctctttcacacacacacacacacacacacacacacgcacgcacgcacgcacacatgcacacacacacacacacacacagacaagacaTTGAACTAATATAGtcaatttttttattacattattttagaAATTCGATTTATGACCTGTTATAGTTTTATGTATTTCCTTGGCAGATGTTTTGTGAATAATTTTTCACTGATATCAAGATCAAGGTCCATTGCATTCATTAAGCTATTCAAATAAGATATGGTTTAGAGATTTCACTTCTAAACACTTCGGGAATAGAGTTCAGCACATAATATAGAGTATTTTGTAAGACTTCTGGAAAATACATAGGAGACAAAACTGGCTACAGTGATTTATCTGGATGGAACATTTTTATTAGAGCTGCTGCCGACTTTTTATCGAGAGCAAACACTGACCTAAATGATCAGCCATTTTGGGTATCATGGTGAAAATTATTGATGCAATTGAAGAGAGTCCATCTCACCACTACCTgctaaatatactgtaaaataattagATATTCATGACAGGACACCCTTCAttcaatttacatttgtatagcagatttattttaagatgTCAGTTATATTTTCACAGTGTATTGTCCTGCTCTGTGTCCAAGTGTGTTTTCTTTAGTAGTATACTGACATCTAGTGTTCATTTATGGAGTAGTTGAATTTCTCTCTTAGTGCTGCTGATGCTCTTCTCtgttaaaaaggagaaaatatttataataataaagaagcacaacacaaaatgttaataaacCAATTGATACTaatgtcaaatttaaattcagttgttttgatttaatataattttaagtGATTTTCAGCAGGCATGAAATGCACAACTTCATGGGACATGCAAAATCTACGATTTTAGTAGTTTCAGTCTAATGACACTAGCAATGGTTTATTTTATACTGCTGTGGTTACTTGTGCTTTACCTGAAAAACTATACTGTCTCCTAACCAGGTTGTAAAGACAAAGAGGAGGCGGGACGAGAGCTTGAGGAGCAGCATGAATGGCGAAGTGGGCATTAAACGCCGACGGAAGAGTCAGGACTGTCCGTCCTAAAAGTGACATttgaaagggagaaaagaaagacaggccTCCCTTTGAGTTCCAGGCCCAGGGAGCAGAGGCAGGAATGACGTCATGTAAAAGCCTCTGATCCAAACCTCTTTATCCCAAAATCCAACGTTACCATTCCTGCATATAAAGCAGAGTGTAAGCAGGGATGTTTGGAAGCCAAACAGCATTTCCCCTGTCACATGGACTGTTCAACTGCCAGAACACACCTCCCAGTGGAATTAGCACTGCAGAATCAGCAAGTTAAGATTGGTGAACACTTATACGCCCCCCCAAAAAAGGGGGTTTTGGGGGTGggttattgtttgtt
It encodes:
- the fkbp5 gene encoding peptidyl-prolyl cis-trans isomerase FKBP5, whose translation is MTSDQDLPMDGQSATAVFAARGIDVTLNKDQGVIKVVKRQGIDGDRPMIGDKVTVHYTGKLLTGKKFDCSRDRKESFCFNVGKGQVLKAWDIGVLSMHRGEVCTLLCKPEYAYGSAGNPDKIPPNSSVLFEIELLKFEGEMLTGDGGIIRRIKVKGDGYTNPNDGATVDVHLEGNCAGRLFDCRDVTFTVSEADDKGIPLGVDRAMDKMQRGECCLLYLKPKYAFGSEGKTEFKIGPDKDVVYEVTLKDFKRAKESWEMDVHEKLALAAEVKHKGNQCFKAERYQQAVIQYQRIIMWLEMECGNGIEQLKRIQDFVIKAHLNLALCFLRMKEFSQVVENCNKVIELDECNEKALYRRGEARLLRNEFSLALADFQQVLQSNSSNRAARAQMSICQSKMKEYHEQDKKTYIDMFQKFAERDAKVVKTKRRRDESLRSSMNGEVGIKRRRKSQDCPS